In Brevinematia bacterium, the DNA window GAGGTGTTAGATCTTATGAGGTAGTAGAAAGAGTGATAGAGGCTGGAGCGGATTTTGTTATTGTGGGGACGATGTTTGTAAAGGACCCGGAAGGGTTTGAGAGAGTGGTTAGTGATTTTAGGGAAAAGGTGATTCTTTCTCTTGATGTGAATGCAGGTAAGGTGGCGGTTCATGGATGGCAGGCGGATAGTGGTTTAAGCATAGAAGAAGCATTTGAAAAAGCTTTGAGAATAGGGGTTTTAAGAATAATGTCTACTGATGTGACAAGAGATGGCACACTTCTGGGTCCAGATGTAAATCTAATTTCGCTGTTGCTTGATACTATGAAGAGAAAGTATTTTGATATAGTGATTGATGAGATTGTTGGTCTTGAGTCTGTGAAAAAAGCGATAGAAGAAGGTCTAGCTCTGATAACAAGGGAAGTTGATGAGTTTATGGATATTTTGAAGGGACCGTATTCTGGAGGTTATGAAGTTAGGCGGAAGATAGAAGAATACGATAAAAGTTTGGATAGGTATAGGGATAGTATAAAAGATATTGTGCCTTGGGATGAGGTGTTGAGAAAATATCCTAAGCCTTTACTGATAGTGTCTGGTGGAATCTCCAGTGATAGTGACATTGAAGAGATATTTAAGCTTGATAACTCTTTTTTGGAAGGTGTTATAGTTGGTAAGAGTATATATGAGGGTAGACTCTCTATACTTGATAAGTGATGTATGTGGGAAGATAGCTCTTTCTATGTTCCACAGAGGATGGAAATAATAAAAGATCTGAGAGAGATACCTAGAATGAAGAAAGTAGCACTTTCAATTGGGATGTTTGATGGTATTCATATAGGGCATAGGAAGATACTTTCTAGTATGAAGGAAAAGTCTTGTCGTTCTAGGATGGATGGGTGCTACTTATGTGTTTTAACTTTCCAGAATCATCCAGAGTGGGTGAAGAAAGAGGTCGTTTCACCTAAGTTGATATCTCCACCTAACTATAAGCTTGAAGTATTTGAGAAAGAATTTGGGATAGATAAGACATTTTTTATAAAGTTTTCACCTTCTATTCAAACGATGAAACCTGAGGAATTTCTGGAGTTACTGCTGTCTAAGATAGACCACCTTGATATATTTGTTGGTTATAACT includes these proteins:
- a CDS encoding 1-(5-phosphoribosyl)-5-[(5-phosphoribosylamino)methylideneamino] imidazole-4-carboxamide isomerase, which encodes MKLVIPAIDVYEGKVVRLTRGDFSQITVYSEDPIGVIEHFRSKGFRRIHVVDLEGAKTGEIRILGLIKKMKERFDDILLQFGGGVRSYEVVERVIEAGADFVIVGTMFVKDPEGFERVVSDFREKVILSLDVNAGKVAVHGWQADSGLSIEEAFEKALRIGVLRIMSTDVTRDGTLLGPDVNLISLLLDTMKRKYFDIVIDEIVGLESVKKAIEEGLALITREVDEFMDILKGPYSGGYEVRRKIEEYDKSLDRYRDSIKDIVPWDEVLRKYPKPLLIVSGGISSDSDIEEIFKLDNSFLEGVIVGKSIYEGRLSILDK